AGTCGCAGTTTAAGATTTATTGGTATTGGCGAGTCTGCATTGGCAGAGAAAGTTAACCATTTATTCCAACTCTCAAATCCCACAGTTGCACCCTATGCTGGTAGGGGAGAAGTCAGGTTAAGAATTGCTGCCAAAGCTCCATCTCCGGAAGTTGCAGAAACCCTGATTACACCTGTAGAGCAGGAAATTAAAGAAATTGCCGGATTAGATTTTTATGGTGTAGATAATGATACCCTGGCTTCCGTTGTTGGTGATTTGTTGCGCCAAAGGCAGCAGACTGTAGGGGTAGCAGAATCCTGTACGGGAGGCGGTTTAGGGCAAATGCTCACGGAAATTTCAGGTAGCTCCGATTATTTTTGGGGTGGGGTAATTGCTTATGACAACCGCATCAAAGAGAAAATTTTAGGAGTGAGTCCCCAAGATTTAGCTGAGTATGGGGCAGTGAGTGCCACCGTAGCAGAACAGATGGCGCAGGGGGTAGTATCTCGTTTGGGGACAACCTGGGGATTAAGTATTACAGGGATTGCTGGACCCTCTGGAGGCACGGAAACCAAGCCTGTAGGTTTAGTTTACATTGGTCTGGCAGCAACAACTGGGGAGACTTGGAGCTTTGAATTACGCTTGGGGACGATGCGCGATCGCTCTTTTATTCGGCATTTTAGTGCTTGCTGTGCCCTAGATAAGTTGCGACGGCAATTAATTTCTTCTCCTATTTTCTAAACATTTATGGCAAGAATCTCCAAGATATAATTTACTCATCAGGATTTTTCTCTGAGCCAAACCGTATGCAAGACTTATTGGAAAGAGTAACAATCAATCCTAAGCAATGTGGTGGTCGTCCCTGTATTCGGGGTATGCGAATTCGAGTATCTGACGTGCTGGATTTGTTTGTTGCGGGACTAAGTGCTGAACAAATCCTGGCAGAAATGCCTGACCTAGAGGCAGATGACCTGAAAGCAGCACTTTTGTATGCTTCACGTAGGCTGAATCATCCGGTTCTGGTTGTATGAGGATTTGGATAGATGCTCAATTATCCCCTGCGATCGCAACTTGGATAAGCAACACTTTTTCCATAACGGCATTAGCCTTGCGTGATATTGGTTTGAGAGATGCTGAAGACGATGAAATTTTTGAGCTAGCCAAGGCTCAAGGCATTATACTCATAACCAAAGACAGCGACTTTGTTGATCTGCTTAATCGCCTTGGTTCACCACCAAAAGTTATCTGGCTAACTTGTGGAAATACTTCAAATGCTCGGTTGCAAGAGATACTGAGTCAGAATTTGCTCACAGCACTTGAACTTCTACAAGCAGGTGAAGATTTGGTAGAAATCAGTGGACTCTGATAACCCCGATATTGGCTATTGTTGTGCTTGCTCTGCCCTAGATAAGTTGCGACGGCAATTAATTCAAGATTCTCTCGTGAATAGACCTTGCTGAACGCCAGATAAAGCCAGATAATAGTAGAGAAAGTAACATTTTGTAAAGGCTGCGGTGCTGGATGTCTGTGGAATTTATCTCCCTAGAAAATATCCAAAAAATTGCCCACGAATACGGTTATTGGGCGATTTTTTTCGGAATCTTGTTTGAGAATCTAGGTATTCCCCTCCCTGGTGAAACCGTAACCCTGGTAGGTGGATTTCTGGCTGGCAGTGACGAATTAAATTACTGGCTTGTTCTGGGTGATGCGATCACCGGAGCGATGCTTGGTAGTATTTGTGGATACTGGGTAGGTAGAATTGGCGGTTGGTCACTATTAGTCAATCTAGGTGGAATATTCCGAATTTCTGAAGCGCGACTAATAACCATCAAAGACCAATTCAGTGAAAATGCTGCAAAAGCTGTATTCTTGGGGCGTTTTTTTGCCCTGTTGCGTATCTTTGCTGCTCCCATGGCAGGGATTGCAGAAATGCCCTTTGGTAAATTTCTTTTCTATAACTTTATCGGTGCCGCAGCCTGGGGCACAATTATGGTGACACTTGCATTCTTTGCTGGCAAGGTAATTTCCTTAGAACAATTAGTTGCTTGGGTAAGTCAATTCGCCCTATTAGCACTATTTGTCCTTGCTGCTCTGATTATTATCCCCCTATGGTTAGAATCTCGCCAGGTTAAGGAGTAATTTCAGACAAGGAATTGAGTCTCTGAGATGTTGCCCCTATTCTAGATTAGACAGGAAGACCTGTCCTAGAAAGGGGATATTTTTTAGCTGTAGCTACCAAATCTTTTTAAGATTTATCCATATTCCTTAGTCTCAGTTCCTAATGTAGCAATTCCTCTACCTGGTGCTGACTCCACAAAGTTCTGTAAAGCCCTGGCTCTTGTAGTAATTCCGACTGTGTTCCGACTTGGACAATTCTGCCTTTATCCATGACAAAAATCCGATCGGCGACGGCGGCTGCGGATAGTTGGTGAGTAATAAATATTACGGTTTTGCGTTTTGTGCCCTGGGAAAGATTGTTTAATATGGCTGTGGCGGTTTGATTATCCACACTAGAAAGGGCATCATCTAGGATTAATATGGGTGCATTGATCAGCATTGCCCTTGCTAGGGCTGTACGCTGGCGCTGTCCACCAGAAAGGGTGATACCACGTTCGCCCACAATTGTGTCGTATTGCTGAGGAAAGTTGACAATCTCCGGGTGTATTTGTGCTAATTGGGCGACAGCTTCTACTTCTTCATGTTCACTCAGGGGGTCGCCATAGCGGATATTATTTTTGATGGTGGTACTGAAGAGAAAATTATCTTGGGGTACGTAGGCGATCGCGCCCCTGAGGTCACTAACAGCAATTTGGCTAATATCAATACCATCCAGAAATAACTGTCCTGGGGCAATATCTAACAAACGGGGTAAAGCATTGGCTAGGGTGGATTTTCCTGAACCAATTGCCCCAACAATAGCAATTCTTTCCCCTGGATGAATGGTAAAGTTCACATCTTCTAGGGCTGGAACTGAGGAACCAGGGTAGAAATAACGCAAATTTTTTGCCGTCAGTTCGCCTTTAATTTTATCTTTCTCTAGATAGATGACATCGGCGGCATCTTGAACTTTCGGTGTGGTAGTAAAAATTGCTTCGACGCGATCGACACTGACTTCACCCCGTTGGTAAGCGGTGATGGTGAAACCGAGTAAAGCTGTGGGAAAAACTAAACGTTCCACATAAATTAACAGCGCCAGAAAATCACCTACAGCCAGGGTTCCTGCGGCTATTCGGGAAGCACCTAACCAGATAATTACCAAGGAACTAACGTTAGCTAATCCACCAATTAGGGGAAAAAGGGTATTCCGACTCTTTGCCAGATCCAGGTTAGCTTGCAAGATATTACGATTTTGGACAGCAAAAGCGCGGCGTTCATTGGCTTCTTGGGCGTAGATT
The Calothrix sp. 336/3 DNA segment above includes these coding regions:
- a CDS encoding DedA family protein, coding for MSVEFISLENIQKIAHEYGYWAIFFGILFENLGIPLPGETVTLVGGFLAGSDELNYWLVLGDAITGAMLGSICGYWVGRIGGWSLLVNLGGIFRISEARLITIKDQFSENAAKAVFLGRFFALLRIFAAPMAGIAEMPFGKFLFYNFIGAAAWGTIMVTLAFFAGKVISLEQLVAWVSQFALLALFVLAALIIIPLWLESRQVKE
- a CDS encoding competence/damage-inducible protein A, with the translated sequence MSAEIICVGTELLLGDILNSNAQYLAIELAKLGIPHYYQTVVGDNVDRLKQVIEIATSRAQILIFTGGLGPTPDDLTCETIAGFFGSPLIERAEVIADIREKFAQRGREMTPSNTKQALIPQGAEILPNPTGTAPGIIWQPRENLTILTFPGVPSEMHRMWEQTAVPYLKSQGWGQESIYSRSLRFIGIGESALAEKVNHLFQLSNPTVAPYAGRGEVRLRIAAKAPSPEVAETLITPVEQEIKEIAGLDFYGVDNDTLASVVGDLLRQRQQTVGVAESCTGGGLGQMLTEISGSSDYFWGGVIAYDNRIKEKILGVSPQDLAEYGAVSATVAEQMAQGVVSRLGTTWGLSITGIAGPSGGTETKPVGLVYIGLAATTGETWSFELRLGTMRDRSFIRHFSACCALDKLRRQLISSPIF
- a CDS encoding DUF433 domain-containing protein, producing MQDLLERVTINPKQCGGRPCIRGMRIRVSDVLDLFVAGLSAEQILAEMPDLEADDLKAALLYASRRLNHPVLVV
- a CDS encoding DUF5615 family PIN-like protein gives rise to the protein MRIWIDAQLSPAIATWISNTFSITALALRDIGLRDAEDDEIFELAKAQGIILITKDSDFVDLLNRLGSPPKVIWLTCGNTSNARLQEILSQNLLTALELLQAGEDLVEISGL
- a CDS encoding ABC transporter ATP-binding protein codes for the protein MATSRRLKKLFSYLRPHWRDAVLGIVALLTVNALGVYIPLLIRSAIGKLSADFTLKEILYYVIPIFSLTSSMWLMRMASRIWLFGVGRQVEFDLKQRIFEHLLKLEPAYFNENTGGDLINRATSDVDNIRRLFGFAVLSLANTFFAYTFTLPVMLSISWDLTLASLAIYPLMFFLVHLFSNRLRNQQLAVQERLSNVSELIQEDVSGIALIKIYAQEANERRAFAVQNRNILQANLDLAKSRNTLFPLIGGLANVSSLVIIWLGASRIAAGTLAVGDFLALLIYVERLVFPTALLGFTITAYQRGEVSVDRVEAIFTTTPKVQDAADVIYLEKDKIKGELTAKNLRYFYPGSSVPALEDVNFTIHPGERIAIVGAIGSGKSTLANALPRLLDIAPGQLFLDGIDISQIAVSDLRGAIAYVPQDNFLFSTTIKNNIRYGDPLSEHEEVEAVAQLAQIHPEIVNFPQQYDTIVGERGITLSGGQRQRTALARAMLINAPILILDDALSSVDNQTATAILNNLSQGTKRKTVIFITHQLSAAAVADRIFVMDKGRIVQVGTQSELLQEPGLYRTLWSQHQVEELLH